The following coding sequences are from one Candidatus Latescibacter sp. window:
- the wecB gene encoding UDP-N-acetylglucosamine 2-epimerase (non-hydrolyzing), protein MKKILTILGARPQFIKAAAVSRALAKSSLLHEEIIHTGQHFDRNMSEIFFREMGIPEPAANLGISGGSHSDMTARMLQAIEQELVAREPDCVLIYGDTNSTLAGALAGAKLMLPVAHVEAGLRSFNRAMPEELNRMVADRLSVLLFCPSSAAADNLHREGIGDEKRNDTPGAPSFADSPEVLVTGDVMADMIRIFGGEAQNRHGVLDALDIGDCPFILATVHRPENTDNPDNLRSIARAFEILSGRKTPVILPLHPRTLQAAARLGIEFPNGVHVIEPLSYLDMLGLTGKAQCVITDSGGLQKEAFLLGRPCVTMRAQTEWTETVDSGWNIVAGADSDRIIRAYEEMCRRITEYREIPRDVYGDGHAAERIVEALENRLYR, encoded by the coding sequence ATGAAAAAAATACTAACCATACTTGGCGCCAGACCCCAGTTCATAAAAGCTGCTGCGGTTTCACGGGCGCTGGCGAAGAGCTCGCTTCTTCACGAAGAAATCATCCATACCGGCCAGCATTTCGACCGGAATATGTCCGAGATTTTCTTCCGGGAGATGGGCATTCCCGAACCGGCGGCGAATCTTGGGATTTCCGGCGGCTCTCACAGCGACATGACCGCCCGCATGCTTCAGGCCATCGAGCAGGAACTGGTTGCACGAGAACCCGATTGCGTTCTTATATACGGCGACACGAACAGCACACTTGCCGGAGCTCTGGCTGGAGCGAAACTCATGCTTCCGGTCGCCCACGTGGAAGCCGGTTTGAGAAGTTTCAACCGCGCCATGCCGGAGGAACTGAACCGGATGGTCGCCGACCGCCTGTCTGTGCTCCTCTTCTGTCCATCTTCTGCGGCGGCGGATAACCTTCACCGGGAAGGAATCGGCGATGAAAAACGGAACGATACTCCCGGCGCCCCCTCGTTCGCCGACTCCCCGGAGGTATTGGTCACCGGCGATGTGATGGCGGACATGATCCGCATTTTCGGCGGGGAAGCTCAAAACCGCCACGGAGTGCTCGATGCTCTGGACATCGGGGACTGCCCATTTATCCTGGCTACCGTTCACCGCCCGGAGAACACCGATAATCCTGACAATCTCCGTTCCATCGCCCGGGCGTTCGAAATACTCTCCGGTCGGAAAACCCCGGTCATTCTCCCCCTGCACCCGCGGACCCTTCAGGCTGCCGCGAGATTGGGAATTGAGTTCCCTAACGGAGTGCATGTCATAGAGCCGCTGTCGTACCTCGACATGCTCGGTCTTACCGGAAAAGCTCAGTGCGTGATCACCGATTCCGGCGGCCTCCAGAAAGAAGCGTTCCTTCTGGGGCGGCCCTGTGTGACCATGCGCGCGCAGACCGAGTGGACGGAAACGGTGGATTCAGGATGGAATATCGTGGCCGGGGCAGACAGCGACCGTATTATCCGGGCATATGAAGAGATGTGCCGACGGATTACCGAATACAGGGAAATTCCCAGAGATGTGTATGGCGACGGACATGCTGCCGAGCGTATCGTCGAGGCGCTGGAAAACCGGCTTTACCGGTAG
- a CDS encoding T9SS type A sorting domain-containing protein has protein sequence MKKVCILFTACMFLVSVAYAANFQPTLLKLSAPATLLYQFDGKRLDIPFDVAGTPAGVILCVYTKGKAASVSKIRNGFLGWHYMNLVDTSIYVSKLANYAVGKNNLISWEGKNKDGNLVPAGDYTYYLWSFDNIGQKQRVCSSISIASGSQGTQAHIQEKGPDGKTLTNPLFYDRGGVKKWTIGSDPVNAALLETTAFALGTGYSYGPQIGFQPNNFSFFYIEVLSLTAKLTGVRKMQYVPNGVSQFVMSWGTDGLTSWSNPDPRGQPGCVTDGDLVYTIDQAYYDSAPRSEFIYIDATDGSIIRKMSLIDFWSDLNDLNAKSQMNGGPNGLEMRNGMIFLNCHCSCIKQMINPAAETKDTFFLFSNENGDYILDKNYQPTAGSKWACNDYRPGPYTYHLSADNNLFSVSPSFDEGAVSFGLLGPDGTGIGYLAYAAETAKWKRWSIFSDAGTAFDGIYTDNYASSDSANQGGVWYVAHDSIKGVISNKAVGVEEAAPSAFSVAQNTPNPFNPATTINFTLAKAGKVTVDIYNAAGQKVDTVVNTTMSAGNHSVKWNAVRQSAGVYFYTVRTGDVSRTMKMTLLK, from the coding sequence ATGAAAAAGGTATGTATTCTATTTACCGCATGTATGTTTCTGGTATCGGTCGCCTATGCGGCCAATTTTCAGCCCACGCTCCTCAAGCTGAGCGCTCCGGCGACACTACTCTATCAATTTGACGGCAAAAGACTGGATATTCCCTTTGATGTCGCCGGAACGCCGGCCGGGGTAATTCTCTGCGTGTACACCAAAGGCAAGGCTGCTTCGGTCAGCAAAATCCGGAATGGATTCCTGGGATGGCACTACATGAACCTGGTAGACACCTCTATCTATGTATCCAAGCTGGCCAATTATGCAGTAGGAAAGAATAACCTTATTTCATGGGAGGGGAAGAACAAGGACGGTAATCTTGTCCCTGCCGGCGATTATACCTACTACCTCTGGTCGTTTGATAACATAGGTCAAAAGCAGAGGGTATGCAGCAGCATTTCCATTGCGTCCGGTTCCCAGGGTACCCAGGCGCACATCCAGGAAAAAGGCCCGGACGGCAAGACTCTGACCAATCCGCTTTTCTACGATCGCGGCGGAGTGAAAAAATGGACCATCGGCAGCGACCCGGTAAACGCAGCACTGTTGGAAACCACCGCCTTCGCCCTTGGCACAGGGTATTCGTACGGCCCCCAAATCGGCTTTCAGCCCAACAACTTCAGCTTTTTCTATATTGAAGTTCTCAGCTTAACCGCGAAACTCACTGGAGTGCGGAAAATGCAGTATGTGCCCAACGGCGTTTCACAGTTTGTGATGTCATGGGGTACTGACGGCCTGACCTCCTGGTCCAATCCTGACCCGCGCGGTCAGCCCGGCTGCGTCACCGACGGCGATCTAGTCTACACGATCGACCAGGCGTATTATGATTCCGCACCCCGGTCCGAATTCATCTACATCGACGCCACCGACGGCTCCATCATCAGGAAAATGAGCTTGATCGACTTCTGGAGCGATTTAAACGACCTGAATGCCAAATCGCAGATGAACGGCGGTCCGAATGGATTGGAGATGAGGAACGGGATGATATTCCTGAACTGCCATTGCTCCTGTATCAAGCAGATGATCAATCCGGCTGCTGAAACCAAGGATACATTCTTCCTCTTTTCCAATGAAAACGGCGATTATATCCTCGACAAAAACTATCAGCCGACTGCCGGGTCCAAGTGGGCCTGCAATGACTACCGTCCCGGCCCCTACACCTACCATCTCTCCGCCGACAACAACCTGTTCAGCGTATCGCCGAGCTTTGACGAAGGAGCGGTATCCTTCGGACTCCTGGGTCCCGACGGCACCGGTATCGGATATCTGGCCTATGCCGCAGAGACTGCCAAGTGGAAGCGCTGGTCGATCTTCTCCGATGCAGGAACGGCTTTTGACGGTATCTATACGGACAACTATGCATCCTCCGACTCCGCTAACCAGGGCGGTGTCTGGTATGTGGCCCATGATTCCATCAAGGGTGTGATTTCCAACAAGGCAGTCGGAGTGGAAGAAGCCGCGCCGTCAGCCTTCTCGGTAGCGCAGAATACTCCCAACCCCTTCAACCCCGCCACCACGATCAACTTCACCCTGGCCAAAGCCGGAAAAGTGACGGTTGATATCTACAATGCGGCGGGACAGAAGGTTGACACCGTTGTGAACACCACCATGAGCGCGGGCAATCATTCAGTGAAATGGAACGCGGTCAGACAATCGGCAGGAGTGTATTTCTACACGGTAAGAACCGGGGATGTCTCCAGAACCATGAAGATGACCCTGCTCAAGTAA